In a single window of the Streptomyces cinnabarinus genome:
- a CDS encoding Na/Pi symporter: MAEATSDSGPDSGDDKGDEPGRTPSGGSALKTHAAESDTEAIHLPAWTKALGWCGVVGLIYLLICAVSIISRGFAGLGSDAAHTMFAFAEHPWVGLSVGILGTVLIQSSTTTTAVAVTAVGSGALPIEGAIPIILGANVGTTVTTSLVALTFIGNRTEFRRALGASTVHDFYNWLALLIFFPIELIWHPLQHISESLTDALYDTDWLPNPAHFNFVRAATRPVEHGVIQATSHVSSSLGPLFTILIGALLILVAVRYLGTLLKLLMVGRARDILIKAVGRNAYLAMASGMGVTVVTQSSTITTSVLVPFAGTGILTPAQVYPVVVGSNLGTTFTVVFAAFAGVGQDAKIGLQAAFVHLIYNLFAIIAIYVIPFLRPVPLFCAEKLARVASEHRWVLAVYIGTVFIAVPALVIVLVGVL; this comes from the coding sequence ATGGCGGAAGCCACATCCGACAGCGGGCCGGACAGCGGGGACGACAAGGGAGACGAACCCGGGCGAACTCCTTCCGGCGGCTCGGCGCTCAAGACCCACGCGGCCGAGAGCGACACCGAAGCCATCCACCTCCCCGCATGGACCAAGGCCCTCGGCTGGTGCGGTGTCGTCGGCCTGATCTACCTGCTGATCTGCGCCGTGAGCATCATCAGCCGAGGCTTCGCGGGCCTGGGCAGCGACGCGGCGCACACCATGTTCGCCTTCGCCGAGCACCCGTGGGTCGGCCTGAGCGTCGGCATCCTCGGCACGGTCCTGATCCAGTCGTCGACCACGACGACGGCCGTCGCCGTCACCGCCGTGGGCTCGGGCGCGCTGCCCATCGAGGGCGCGATCCCGATCATCCTGGGCGCGAACGTCGGCACCACCGTGACGACGAGCCTGGTCGCCCTGACCTTCATCGGCAACCGCACGGAGTTCCGCAGGGCGCTGGGCGCCTCGACCGTCCATGACTTCTACAACTGGCTCGCGCTGCTGATCTTCTTCCCGATCGAGCTGATCTGGCATCCGCTGCAGCACATCAGCGAGTCGCTCACCGATGCGCTGTACGACACGGACTGGCTGCCGAACCCGGCCCACTTCAACTTCGTCCGCGCCGCCACCAGGCCGGTGGAACACGGAGTGATCCAGGCGACCTCGCACGTCAGCAGCTCACTGGGCCCCCTCTTCACCATCCTGATCGGCGCCCTGCTGATCCTGGTCGCCGTCCGCTACCTGGGAACCCTGCTCAAACTCCTCATGGTCGGCAGGGCCCGCGACATCCTGATCAAGGCCGTGGGCCGCAACGCCTACCTCGCCATGGCGTCGGGCATGGGCGTGACCGTCGTCACCCAGTCCTCGACCATCACCACATCCGTCCTGGTCCCCTTCGCCGGAACGGGCATCCTCACCCCGGCACAGGTGTATCCCGTGGTCGTCGGCTCCAACCTCGGCACCACCTTCACGGTGGTCTTCGCGGCGTTCGCAGGAGTCGGCCAGGACGCGAAGATCGGCCTCCAGGCGGCCTTCGTTCACCTGATCTACAACCTCTTCGCCATCATCGCGATCTACGTGATCCCGTTCCTGCGCCCCGTCCCCCTGTTCTGCGCCGAGAAGCTGGCCCGCGTCGCCTCCGAACACCGCTGGGTCCTGGCGGTCTACATCGGCACGGTCTTCATCGCCGTACCGGCGCTGGTCATCGTGCTGGTGGGCGTGCTCTGA